The DNA segment TTTTGTTGAACGATATGCAAAGTTACGTGAACTGCCTAAATCCAAAAGGAACCTTGTTATTAAGCGGATTTTATACGGAAGACATTCCATTTATAGATGCTTCTTGCACGGAAAAAGGGTTGACATATGTTAAAAAGTTTGAAAGAAACAACTGGGTTTCATTAAAATACGTAAATTAGTATTAACAAATTACGACAGTGGAAATCAAAATAAAAAATCATTGGGAAACAGTTTACGAAACCAAACAACCTGAAGAAGTCAGTTGGACACAAGAAAATCCAAAAACTTCGCTTGATTTTATTCGGAAAACCAATTTAGGCAAATCCGCAAAAATCATCGACATTGGTGGTGGCGACAGCAAACTGGTTGATTTTTTATTGGAAGAAGGTTATAAAGACATAACCGTTTTGGATATTTCGGCCAAAGCATTGGAAAGAGCCAAAAAAAGACTAGGAAAAAATGCCGAAAAGGTAAACTGGATTGTTTCGGACATAACCGAATTCAAACCAGAAATTTCGTATGACATTTGGCACGACCGAGCCACGTTTCATTTTTTGACAACAGCCCAACAAATTAAAAAATATGTTGACATTACTGAAAAATGGGTTTCGAATTTTCTGATACTGGGTACATTTTCAGAAAACGGTCCCAAAAAATGTAGCGGATTGGATATCAAACAATACTCGGAAATGGAACTGGAAAGCCAATTTTCGAATCGTTTCAAAAAACTGAAATGCATCACTGAAGACTATGTAACACCATTTGAAACCAAACAAAATTTTACGTTTTGTGTTTTTGAAAAAAGCAAATAGAGAACCAACTGTATTTTTATTTATAACCTACAAATTATCTAAAAATGAGTACAAAAGAAAAAACAAAAACAAGAGTTAGTCAAAAAGAAGCCACGTCAATAAACAGCGAAATTATTGTTTATAATGACGATGTAAACACTTTTGACCACGTTATAGAAACCTTGATCAGGGTTTGCAACCACACTCCCGAACAAGCGGAACAATGTTCCTTGATTGTGCATTATAACGGAAAATGTACCGTAAAAACGGATGTATTGGAAAAATTGAAACCACAATGCACCCAATTACTCGAAGCAGGATTGAGTGCCGAGATTGTATAAATTTTTCTTTCTATTATATAAAAAAACAGGATTTTCTTAAATGAAAATCCTGTTTTTTTTTGATTGTAATTTAGAGTTTAATGTGGCAATTTATCTTTTATCAATCCATAAAGAAAAGTTCCGAAAAGTGCCCCGAAAAGCACCAATATCACGGGCAAAAATCCAGCTCCCAATAATATAAATATCGGACCGGGACAAGAACCTACCAAAGCCCAACCCAATCCAAAAAATATTCCGCCGATCCAAAACCGGATTGAACCTGGCTCTTTATCTTGAATTTTTATTGGCAAACCTTTGATGTCCCTGATTTTTTTTCTTTTTATAATTTGAATGCCAATAACTCCCGTAACGAC comes from the Flavobacterium limnophilum genome and includes:
- a CDS encoding ATP-dependent Clp protease adaptor ClpS, with the translated sequence MSTKEKTKTRVSQKEATSINSEIIVYNDDVNTFDHVIETLIRVCNHTPEQAEQCSLIVHYNGKCTVKTDVLEKLKPQCTQLLEAGLSAEIV
- a CDS encoding class I SAM-dependent methyltransferase; the protein is MEIKIKNHWETVYETKQPEEVSWTQENPKTSLDFIRKTNLGKSAKIIDIGGGDSKLVDFLLEEGYKDITVLDISAKALERAKKRLGKNAEKVNWIVSDITEFKPEISYDIWHDRATFHFLTTAQQIKKYVDITEKWVSNFLILGTFSENGPKKCSGLDIKQYSEMELESQFSNRFKKLKCITEDYVTPFETKQNFTFCVFEKSK
- a CDS encoding DUF6691 family protein, yielding MRALKYLIVGFVFGIVLTKSEAVSWYRIYEMFQFQSFHMYGIIMVAVVTGVIGIQIIKRKKIRDIKGLPIKIQDKEPGSIRFWIGGIFFGLGWALVGSCPGPIFILLGAGFLPVILVLFGALFGTFLYGLIKDKLPH